In Kordia antarctica, the following proteins share a genomic window:
- a CDS encoding polysaccharide deacetylase family protein yields MRIKYRLGLIYKTILFKLGLGKLLLKNRYGERILLFHGIDAIGETKYNSRFISKAFFEEFIKYITTHYNVISLDDFYQNKFKKGTLNIAITFDDGYLNNYKYAVPILEKYNIPACFYITTIHEKAPYLWADFLDLVSYHTEKTSVVFERNLYQKSAKKEFIWNKISIKNVAKALPYDVLKMIYQVFEDDWKALPTEDLKDYWKLMNAKQIKEIADNPLFTIGAHGETHASLIDIPLAAAKQEILNSKKQLETICNQPITEFAFPFGFYNQELADYCSEIGFERLLLVDYNTKEDVKNEAWKNRFVMNPYISLEQQLACLLKGSYF; encoded by the coding sequence ATGCGTATCAAATATCGATTAGGATTAATTTACAAAACCATTTTGTTCAAACTTGGTTTAGGGAAATTGCTATTGAAAAATCGCTATGGTGAACGTATTTTGCTGTTTCATGGAATTGATGCAATTGGCGAAACAAAATACAATAGTCGTTTTATTTCAAAGGCGTTTTTTGAGGAATTTATCAAATATATTACGACACATTATAATGTGATCTCTTTGGATGATTTCTATCAGAATAAATTCAAAAAAGGCACCTTAAATATTGCCATTACGTTTGATGATGGTTATTTGAATAATTATAAATATGCAGTTCCAATTCTAGAAAAATACAACATTCCTGCATGTTTTTATATCACAACAATTCACGAAAAAGCACCGTATTTATGGGCAGATTTTCTAGATTTAGTTTCGTATCACACAGAGAAAACATCAGTAGTTTTTGAACGGAATTTGTATCAAAAAAGCGCAAAAAAAGAATTTATCTGGAATAAAATTTCTATAAAAAATGTTGCCAAAGCATTGCCTTACGATGTTTTGAAAATGATCTATCAAGTTTTTGAAGATGATTGGAAAGCATTACCAACAGAAGATTTGAAAGATTATTGGAAACTCATGAACGCAAAACAAATCAAAGAAATTGCAGACAATCCGCTATTTACAATTGGCGCACACGGCGAAACACATGCAAGTCTAATTGATATTCCATTAGCAGCTGCAAAACAAGAAATTTTAAACAGTAAAAAACAATTGGAAACTATTTGCAATCAGCCAATTACAGAATTTGCGTTTCCGTTTGGTTTTTACAATCAAGAACTAGCTGATTATTGTTCCGAAATAGGTTTTGAACGCCTTTTATTAGTCGATTACAACACAAAAGAAGATGTCAAAAACGAAGCGTGGAAGAATCGTTTTGTAATGAATCCGTACATTTCTTTGGAACAACAATTGGCATGTTTACTAAAAGGTTCTTATTTTTAA
- a CDS encoding ArnT family glycosyltransferase: MKLHKFTTTFYGNLTLFSIPILFIFILRIAGFDGLYGQDSYEYLRYTNAIQEYISGGIHPGNYFWPVLYPTLGSLLGFIFGSALALQLISCVSFSISCVYILKTIRLLYPNSKFDFFYVLIFAVFCPFLLKMGLIVMSDALTLVFVVLAFYFFFKSYYKNTNLAPIFIFAMCAFMTRYASLFITFPIIVYSSYLVVKRRKFQQLIIATLLSLIAAIPFLIFQWGALFEASSNYFLKVWSVANYFKSSFATEDGTTSYMFPNLIYTLYVFFHPGFIFIGFILSLISLKNYKTLFTFHQKMLLICSALYIFFLAGIPFQNPRILGLVFPLILVLLFPAFTKLMEIKLIKRFFIPVGIICVVLQLIFFTMTFKLIFERTIIEKELATLIKPYQGETLYSFDVDLAMQGRGLDFNYKNMYLERYQDFSKNDLILFDPSRYKVQWNGKNPMLNWEFIEKNYKLKILEIHPEGWKLYQIKTKK, translated from the coding sequence TTGAAATTACATAAATTCACCACTACTTTTTACGGGAATTTGACGCTTTTTAGCATTCCAATACTATTTATTTTCATCTTGAGAATAGCTGGTTTTGATGGCTTATATGGACAAGATTCCTATGAATATTTGCGCTATACAAATGCTATTCAAGAATATATTTCTGGCGGAATTCATCCTGGAAATTATTTTTGGCCTGTATTATATCCAACATTAGGAAGTTTGCTCGGTTTTATCTTTGGAAGCGCATTGGCGTTGCAATTGATAAGTTGCGTGAGTTTTTCAATTTCGTGTGTTTACATTTTAAAAACGATTCGATTACTCTATCCAAATTCAAAATTTGACTTTTTTTACGTGTTGATTTTTGCAGTTTTTTGCCCGTTTCTATTAAAAATGGGCTTGATTGTCATGTCAGACGCATTAACGTTGGTTTTTGTAGTCTTAGCATTCTATTTTTTTTTTAAATCATATTATAAAAACACAAACCTTGCACCTATTTTCATCTTTGCAATGTGTGCGTTCATGACGCGTTATGCTTCACTTTTCATAACATTTCCGATCATCGTTTATTCTTCGTATTTAGTAGTAAAAAGAAGAAAATTTCAACAACTCATTATCGCAACATTATTAAGTTTAATTGCTGCAATTCCATTTCTCATTTTCCAATGGGGCGCATTATTTGAAGCTTCTTCTAACTACTTTTTAAAAGTTTGGTCGGTTGCAAATTATTTTAAATCGAGTTTTGCTACAGAAGACGGCACAACTAGTTATATGTTCCCAAATTTGATCTACACATTATATGTTTTCTTTCATCCTGGATTTATTTTTATAGGATTTATTCTGAGTCTCATCTCACTAAAAAATTATAAAACACTTTTTACATTTCATCAAAAAATGCTGCTCATTTGTAGTGCGTTGTACATTTTCTTTTTGGCAGGAATTCCGTTTCAAAACCCACGAATTCTCGGTTTGGTATTTCCGCTGATATTAGTTTTATTATTTCCCGCTTTTACAAAATTGATGGAAATAAAGCTCATCAAACGATTTTTTATTCCAGTCGGAATTATCTGTGTCGTATTACAATTGATCTTTTTTACAATGACTTTTAAACTGATTTTCGAACGTACAATTATAGAAAAAGAATTGGCGACACTAATAAAACCGTATCAAGGAGAAACTTTATACAGTTTTGATGTAGATTTGGCAATGCAAGGTCGTGGACTGGATTTTAACTATAAAAACATGTATTTAGAACGCTATCAAGATTTTTCTAAAAATGATTTAATTCTGTTTGATCCGTCACGTTATAAAGTGCAATGGAACGGTAAAAATCCAATGTTAAACTGGGAATTTATTGAAAAAAATTACAAGTTGAAAATTTTAGAAATACATCCTGAAGGATGGAAGTTATATCAGATTAAAACTAAAAAATAA
- a CDS encoding glycosyltransferase family 2 protein encodes MIQTKKVIVVLPAYNASETLQKTYEEIPFDIVDEVVLVDDNSTDETLRVAKELGIIHVLKHDENKGYGANQKSCYRKALSLEGDIIIMLHPDYQYTPKLIHSMAYLIANDVYPVVMGSRILGKGALRGGMPMYKYIANRFLTLFQNIVIGQKLSEYHTGFRAFSAEVLNSLNLEHNSDDFIFDNQMLCQIFHKGFEIAEITCPTTYSEESSSINFQRSMTYGLGVLKVSVQYFLHKKKLMSFQIFK; translated from the coding sequence ATGATTCAAACTAAAAAAGTAATCGTTGTACTTCCTGCGTATAATGCTTCGGAAACACTGCAAAAAACGTACGAAGAAATTCCGTTTGATATTGTTGATGAAGTCGTTTTGGTGGATGATAATAGTACTGACGAAACACTTCGAGTTGCGAAAGAATTAGGCATCATACATGTATTGAAACATGATGAAAATAAAGGGTATGGCGCAAACCAGAAAAGTTGTTATAGGAAGGCTTTATCGTTAGAAGGCGATATTATTATTATGTTGCATCCTGATTATCAATACACGCCAAAATTGATTCATTCCATGGCATATTTGATTGCAAATGATGTGTATCCTGTAGTAATGGGATCGCGGATTTTAGGAAAAGGCGCATTGCGCGGCGGCATGCCAATGTATAAATATATTGCGAATCGTTTTTTGACTTTATTTCAAAATATAGTAATTGGTCAAAAGTTATCCGAATATCATACAGGTTTCAGAGCTTTTTCTGCGGAAGTATTAAATTCATTGAACTTAGAACACAATTCAGATGATTTCATTTTTGATAATCAAATGTTGTGTCAAATCTTTCACAAAGGTTTTGAAATTGCCGAAATTACCTGTCCAACCACATATTCCGAAGAAAGTTCATCTATTAATTTTCAACGAAGTATGACGTATGGTTTGGGCGTTTTGAAAGTTTCAGTTCAATATTTTTTACACAAAAAGAAACTCATGTCGTTTCAAATCTTCAAATAG
- a CDS encoding B12-binding domain-containing radical SAM protein, protein MKKHKILLYNPLAVFFDMPLALLAIGSVLDPEKYEVIIVDGRIDENPLETIGKHIDDALCFGTSVLTGKPIKDALAVTQAVKKMRKDIPVIWGGWHTSLFPTQTLKDEICIDVTAQGQGEDTFQELVEVYATNGDVSDVKGICYRTDEGEIIKNPPRVIVAMDTFADINYELIDVEKYFEKKGRRQLDYISSTGCYFRCTFCADPFVYNRKWTAISPEIMVNKLAELQAKYKFTDVNLQDETYFTYRDRVIEISELMIEKGLNFTWAATMRADQGSRMSVEDFKICAKSGLRRLLIGVESGSQEMMDWLKKDIKLEQVYMCAERCKDLGIAVQFPFIVGFPEETDESIRETVKVALELNSMHPNFHTPIFYFKPYPGTTITQNVVKDGYKLPETVHEWSDFDFVGSSGPWVSAEKYDFFEKFKFYLKFAYSNQKMIYKPLQLIARWRCKHKYFNIPVEKKIVDTFFKKQQLA, encoded by the coding sequence TTGAAAAAACACAAAATCCTCCTATATAATCCACTAGCCGTATTTTTTGACATGCCTTTAGCCTTGTTGGCGATTGGTTCTGTGTTGGATCCTGAGAAATATGAAGTCATTATTGTAGATGGTCGTATTGATGAAAATCCTTTGGAAACCATTGGAAAACATATTGACGATGCGTTGTGTTTTGGAACTTCAGTTTTAACGGGAAAACCTATAAAAGATGCGTTGGCTGTGACGCAAGCCGTTAAAAAGATGCGTAAAGATATTCCTGTTATTTGGGGCGGATGGCATACATCATTGTTCCCAACGCAAACCTTGAAAGATGAAATTTGTATTGATGTTACGGCGCAAGGACAAGGAGAAGACACATTTCAAGAATTGGTAGAAGTATATGCAACTAATGGCGATGTTTCTGATGTGAAAGGAATTTGTTACCGAACTGATGAAGGCGAAATTATAAAAAATCCGCCGCGTGTTATTGTTGCAATGGACACGTTTGCAGACATCAATTATGAATTGATTGATGTTGAAAAATATTTTGAAAAGAAAGGAAGACGACAATTGGATTATATTTCTTCGACTGGTTGTTATTTTAGATGTACTTTTTGTGCTGATCCTTTTGTATATAACAGAAAATGGACAGCCATTTCACCAGAAATTATGGTGAATAAATTAGCAGAGTTACAAGCAAAATATAAATTTACAGATGTAAATCTTCAAGATGAAACCTATTTCACATACCGAGATCGCGTAATTGAGATTTCAGAACTTATGATTGAAAAAGGATTGAATTTTACGTGGGCAGCAACAATGCGCGCCGATCAAGGTTCAAGAATGTCTGTGGAAGATTTCAAAATTTGTGCAAAATCTGGATTGCGACGTTTACTTATTGGAGTCGAATCTGGTTCGCAAGAAATGATGGATTGGCTTAAAAAAGATATTAAACTGGAACAAGTATATATGTGTGCCGAACGTTGTAAAGACTTAGGTATTGCCGTACAATTTCCATTTATTGTTGGTTTCCCAGAAGAAACTGATGAAAGTATCCGAGAAACAGTAAAAGTTGCACTCGAATTGAATAGTATGCATCCAAATTTTCACACACCAATTTTCTACTTTAAACCATATCCTGGAACTACGATTACACAAAACGTTGTGAAAGATGGCTACAAATTACCAGAAACGGTTCACGAATGGTCAGATTTTGACTTTGTAGGTTCGTCAGGACCTTGGGTAAGTGCTGAGAAATATGATTTTTTCGAGAAGTTTAAATTTTACTTAAAATTTGCATATTCTAACCAGAAAATGATTTACAAACCATTGCAATTAATAGCAAGATGGCGTTGTAAGCACAAATATTTTAACATTCCTGTGGAGAAGAAAATTGTAGATACTTTCTTTAAGAAACAGCAACTTGCATGA
- a CDS encoding SGNH/GDSL hydrolase family protein, translating to MKLFSKQFLKKLALSGVFTLILLVLVEIILSFFQLFPADYYTMTPNSGFTWKINSEEITGIYQDSEVSFDELGARSISKYQDKEHKIVVFGGSTTACFALTQSKDWPALLEKKLGDSYWVGNFGRPGNSSNHHVLQFKHILEKPELSDVKTVVIMQGVNDFVAYLISADSYLNSPNKDLKRFAFQHIPDDHLPFYKRFTLYKLGSSAKRNILFYFKHSDHLTKAVEDIKLLKQKSKIIDELPDLTAGLAHYEKNIKDLIKQANEKKIKLVFVTQATMWKPDLEKKYEDLMVTSGFANNEAFYSTKAFYEGMEVFNERLMKVCDQNNISYVDLKLPKTTESFYDDFHFNESGAELTSDQIAQSLKMLLKE from the coding sequence ATGAAGTTATTTTCGAAACAATTCCTTAAAAAATTAGCACTCTCAGGTGTTTTCACATTGATTCTATTGGTTTTGGTAGAAATTATATTGTCATTTTTTCAACTTTTCCCTGCTGATTATTATACAATGACTCCAAATTCTGGATTTACTTGGAAAATAAATTCAGAAGAAATTACAGGAATTTATCAAGATTCGGAAGTTTCCTTTGATGAATTAGGCGCGAGATCAATTTCAAAGTATCAAGATAAAGAACATAAAATTGTCGTTTTTGGCGGAAGTACAACAGCTTGTTTTGCATTGACACAATCAAAAGATTGGCCCGCATTATTGGAGAAAAAATTAGGCGATTCATATTGGGTTGGAAATTTTGGAAGACCCGGAAATAGTAGCAATCATCATGTATTGCAGTTTAAACATATATTAGAAAAACCTGAATTGAGTGATGTAAAAACAGTTGTCATTATGCAAGGCGTGAACGATTTTGTTGCGTATTTAATTTCAGCTGATAGCTATCTAAACTCTCCAAATAAAGACTTGAAACGTTTTGCTTTTCAGCATATTCCTGACGATCATCTTCCTTTTTACAAACGATTTACCTTGTACAAATTAGGTTCTAGCGCAAAGAGAAATATTTTGTTTTATTTTAAACATAGTGACCATTTGACAAAAGCAGTTGAAGACATCAAACTATTAAAACAAAAATCTAAAATTATTGATGAATTACCCGATTTAACAGCTGGTTTAGCTCATTATGAAAAGAATATTAAAGACCTCATAAAGCAAGCAAACGAAAAGAAAATTAAGTTAGTTTTCGTAACGCAAGCCACGATGTGGAAACCTGATTTAGAAAAAAAATACGAAGATTTAATGGTTACAAGCGGATTTGCCAACAACGAAGCATTTTATAGTACGAAAGCATTTTATGAAGGCATGGAAGTTTTTAATGAACGATTGATGAAAGTCTGCGATCAAAACAATATTTCCTATGTAGATTTGAAACTTCCGAAAACTACGGAATCTTTCTATGACGATTTTCACTTCAATGAATCTGGCGCGGAATTGACTTCAGATCAGATTGCGCAATCGCTAAAAATGTTGCTGAAAGAGTGA
- a CDS encoding class I SAM-dependent methyltransferase, with translation MLDFSHIIQQENVYYLTPENANFSKHYLAVREKENRILTDAEVRQLPYLQRNEWVFRVKSTERFVNYIACKNNDLQILDIGCGNGWFSNTIAEVSEKNQVIGLDVNREELEQAARIFRKENLHFVYADIFKVSEQFEAKFDVITLNGAVQYFKDFEGLITLLKSFLKPKGEIHIIDSPFYEASEIPAAKERTKAYYTKLGVPEMAANYHHHNKNLVQHFDVLYSYKRNIIHKILGKKDSPFSWYVIH, from the coding sequence ATGCTAGATTTTAGTCACATCATACAACAAGAGAACGTTTATTATTTGACGCCTGAAAATGCTAATTTTTCAAAGCATTATCTCGCTGTGCGCGAAAAAGAAAATCGTATTTTGACAGATGCAGAAGTTAGACAATTACCTTATTTACAACGTAATGAATGGGTTTTTCGAGTAAAATCTACAGAACGTTTTGTGAATTATATTGCTTGTAAAAATAATGACTTGCAAATTTTGGATATTGGTTGTGGAAATGGTTGGTTTTCAAATACAATTGCGGAAGTTTCTGAAAAAAATCAAGTGATTGGTTTAGATGTAAATCGTGAAGAATTAGAACAAGCAGCGCGCATTTTTCGTAAAGAGAATTTACATTTTGTCTACGCAGATATTTTCAAAGTTTCCGAACAGTTTGAAGCGAAATTTGATGTCATTACATTAAATGGTGCTGTTCAATATTTTAAAGATTTTGAAGGATTAATAACGTTGTTGAAATCGTTTTTAAAGCCAAAAGGAGAAATTCATATTATAGACAGTCCTTTTTATGAAGCTTCTGAAATTCCTGCCGCAAAAGAACGCACAAAAGCATATTATACCAAACTAGGTGTTCCAGAAATGGCAGCGAATTATCATCATCACAACAAAAATTTAGTCCAACATTTTGATGTTTTGTATTCATATAAACGGAATATCATTCATAAGATTTTAGGCAAAAAAGATTCGCCATTTTCGTGGTACGTAATACATTAA
- a CDS encoding B12-binding domain-containing radical SAM protein, whose translation MSIILTHTYYLFEDEKEQSIMRPYAPLGLLYISSYLNEHKVENHVYDSTFYSKKDQLLFIEEKQPKTIAIYANLMTKINVIKLVNILKTDKKYGFPKIILGGPDITYNCENYLNTGVDYLIIGEGEQTTLELYQAIENDSDIHEITGIAYLENDEVKKTPPRVKMKSLQELPLPNRAAIPVQKYLETWKTHHGQSSMTVSTQRGCPYTCKWCSTAVYGQSYRRRPANMVAAELKMLKETYNPDGIWFVDDVFSVSFKWIESFHEEVIKQDAIIPFECITRAERLNDHILQLLKEAGCFRIWIGAESGSQKIIDAMDRRVDVNVVKEAIQKTNKLGIETGTFIMVGYPGEDEQDINETIAYLKAANPTHFTITIAYPIKGTSLYNEIEDKITVQPEWNTSTDRDIDFTRTYSRKFYDFAVRRIVNEVNYNKEILKGKNRNLIIAAKLKTKSLLAQTAMKLYK comes from the coding sequence ATGAGCATCATTCTCACACACACATATTATCTTTTTGAAGATGAGAAAGAACAAAGCATCATGCGTCCGTATGCGCCGTTGGGTTTATTATATATTTCTTCGTATTTGAATGAACATAAAGTAGAAAATCATGTGTATGACTCTACATTTTATTCTAAAAAAGATCAACTCCTTTTTATTGAAGAAAAGCAACCAAAAACTATTGCGATTTACGCTAATTTGATGACAAAAATCAACGTAATCAAGTTGGTAAATATTCTAAAAACAGACAAGAAATACGGTTTTCCAAAAATTATTTTGGGCGGACCAGATATTACGTATAATTGTGAAAATTACCTCAATACAGGCGTTGATTATTTGATTATTGGCGAAGGCGAACAAACAACATTAGAATTGTATCAAGCAATTGAAAATGATTCCGATATACATGAAATTACAGGAATTGCGTATTTAGAAAATGATGAAGTCAAAAAAACGCCGCCACGCGTAAAAATGAAAAGTTTACAAGAATTGCCATTGCCAAATAGAGCTGCAATTCCTGTTCAAAAATATTTAGAAACATGGAAAACACATCACGGACAAAGTTCGATGACGGTAAGTACACAACGCGGTTGTCCGTATACGTGCAAATGGTGTAGCACGGCAGTTTACGGGCAAAGTTACCGAAGAAGACCTGCAAATATGGTCGCTGCCGAATTAAAAATGTTGAAAGAAACGTACAATCCTGATGGAATTTGGTTTGTAGATGATGTATTCAGCGTAAGCTTTAAATGGATTGAAAGTTTTCATGAAGAAGTGATAAAACAAGATGCCATAATTCCGTTTGAATGTATCACGCGCGCCGAACGTTTGAACGATCATATTTTACAATTACTGAAAGAAGCTGGTTGTTTCCGAATTTGGATTGGCGCAGAAAGCGGTTCGCAGAAAATTATTGACGCAATGGATCGTCGTGTAGATGTGAATGTTGTAAAAGAAGCGATTCAGAAAACGAACAAACTTGGTATTGAAACAGGAACGTTTATTATGGTTGGGTATCCTGGCGAAGACGAACAAGATATCAACGAAACGATTGCGTATTTAAAAGCGGCAAATCCGACACATTTTACAATTACAATTGCGTATCCAATTAAAGGAACTTCGTTGTATAATGAAATTGAAGATAAAATTACGGTGCAACCTGAATGGAATACTTCAACGGATCGTGACATTGATTTTACCCGAACGTATTCAAGAAAATTTTATGATTTTGCCGTTCGGCGAATTGTCAATGAAGTAAATTATAACAAGGAAATTCTTAAAGGAAAAAATAGAAATTTGATTATTGCTGCAAAGCTGAAAACGAAATCGCTTCTAGCGCAAACTGCAATGAAATTATATAAATAA
- a CDS encoding class I SAM-dependent methyltransferase produces MHSDFDVAAPLYDDIFTYSNIGKAQRKLVFKYINPIISQEKKLSILELNCGTGADAISFAAMNHDVIATDISEGMIAIAKAKNHPKNLEFKVQDINTITENTFDKKFDLIFSDFGGINCLSHEQLHDFIKKTSDLLLPNGKLVLVLMPKNCLWERFYFTLKGDKTKANRRNTTKSVVANVDGVGVETWYYNPQDISAIANKFYTTKKIKPIGVTIPPSYLEQSFVAKFPMLNIFKGLDSILTASALAKYADHFLIELELGC; encoded by the coding sequence ATGCATAGCGATTTTGATGTAGCCGCGCCATTATATGATGATATTTTCACGTATTCAAACATTGGAAAAGCGCAACGAAAGTTGGTATTTAAGTATATAAATCCAATCATTTCACAAGAGAAAAAACTATCCATTTTAGAATTAAATTGTGGAACTGGCGCAGATGCAATTTCGTTTGCAGCGATGAATCATGATGTAATTGCAACAGATATTTCAGAAGGAATGATTGCAATCGCGAAAGCAAAAAATCATCCAAAAAACTTAGAATTTAAAGTTCAAGATATCAATACAATTACAGAGAACACTTTTGACAAAAAATTCGATTTAATTTTCTCTGATTTTGGTGGAATTAATTGTTTATCGCACGAACAGCTACACGATTTCATAAAAAAAACAAGCGATTTACTACTTCCAAACGGAAAATTAGTCTTGGTTTTAATGCCTAAAAATTGCCTTTGGGAACGTTTCTATTTTACCTTAAAAGGAGACAAAACGAAAGCAAATCGCAGAAACACCACAAAAAGCGTTGTTGCCAATGTTGATGGCGTTGGCGTAGAAACTTGGTATTACAACCCACAAGATATTTCCGCCATAGCGAACAAATTTTACACAACAAAAAAGATAAAACCGATTGGTGTCACAATTCCGCCATCGTACTTAGAACAGTCATTTGTAGCTAAATTTCCGATGTTAAACATTTTCAAAGGATTAGATTCCATTTTAACAGCTTCTGCATTAGCAAAATACGCAGATCATTTTTTGATTGAACTTGAGCTGGGTTGTTGA
- a CDS encoding B12-binding domain-containing radical SAM protein, translated as MLDVVFSHSYYYKFDSKQWKNQTPYPPLGTLYAASYLRENGYKVGVFDANLLDDPKTIQPYLEKHTPKTFVLYDDGFNYLTKMCLTTMREAAFEMIKIAKKLNCNIIVCSSDSTDHYEKYLEAGADFVIQGEGEISLKELVDALSNNENTDSIKGLVFEKNGEIIKNPKHAVLRDLDELPMPAWDLIDVESYRKIWENGGNEFTLNMATTRGCPFKCNWCAKPIYGNRYNSHSPEYITKHIKYLSETYGVNRFWMCDDIFGLKPNWVQNFNIELKKAQLSISYYIQSRVDLLLKEDTIDALAESGLEEVWVGAESGSQAILDAMDKETKVEQIYEATRLLKAKNVRVAFFIQFGYLEETKEDIQKTIDMIKELVPDNIGISVSYPLPGTKFYDKVKDDLQLKANWTDSDDLAMMFNGTFSTEFYRKLQRYVHKEYRKSQAIENFKKFFKNPFSVTKTQVRSMLLFGYYVPSAFLDKIQLKNMKPTNA; from the coding sequence ATGCTTGATGTTGTTTTTTCACATTCGTATTATTATAAGTTTGATTCCAAACAATGGAAAAATCAAACACCATATCCGCCATTGGGAACTTTGTATGCAGCTTCGTATTTGCGTGAAAACGGTTATAAAGTTGGTGTGTTTGACGCGAATTTATTAGACGATCCAAAAACGATTCAACCATACTTAGAAAAACACACACCGAAAACATTTGTTTTGTATGATGATGGCTTTAATTATTTGACAAAAATGTGCTTAACCACAATGCGTGAAGCCGCTTTTGAAATGATTAAAATTGCTAAAAAACTCAATTGTAACATCATTGTTTGTAGTTCAGATTCTACAGATCATTATGAAAAATATTTAGAAGCTGGCGCAGATTTTGTCATTCAAGGAGAAGGCGAAATTTCGTTAAAGGAATTGGTTGATGCATTATCAAACAATGAAAATACAGATTCCATAAAAGGACTCGTTTTCGAGAAAAACGGAGAAATTATAAAGAATCCGAAACATGCAGTTTTGCGCGATTTGGACGAATTACCAATGCCAGCTTGGGATTTAATTGATGTAGAATCCTACCGAAAGATTTGGGAAAACGGCGGAAATGAATTCACGCTAAATATGGCAACAACACGTGGTTGTCCGTTTAAATGTAATTGGTGTGCAAAACCAATTTATGGAAATCGGTATAACTCACATTCTCCCGAATATATCACAAAACATATAAAATATTTGAGTGAAACCTACGGTGTAAACCGTTTTTGGATGTGTGATGATATTTTTGGTTTAAAGCCGAATTGGGTTCAAAATTTTAATATTGAACTTAAAAAAGCACAACTTTCTATTTCGTATTACATACAAAGTCGTGTTGATTTATTATTGAAAGAAGATACCATTGATGCGTTGGCAGAAAGTGGTTTGGAAGAAGTTTGGGTTGGTGCAGAAAGTGGTTCGCAAGCTATTTTGGACGCAATGGACAAAGAAACCAAAGTGGAGCAAATTTATGAAGCGACACGTTTGTTGAAAGCAAAAAATGTGCGTGTGGCATTCTTCATTCAATTTGGATATTTGGAAGAAACCAAAGAAGATATTCAGAAGACAATTGATATGATAAAAGAATTGGTTCCTGATAATATTGGAATTTCGGTTTCGTATCCGCTTCCAGGAACTAAATTTTACGACAAAGTAAAAGACGATTTACAACTAAAAGCCAATTGGACAGATTCTGACGATTTAGCAATGATGTTTAACGGAACATTCAGTACGGAGTTTTATAGAAAATTGCAACGATATGTTCATAAAGAATATCGTAAAAGTCAAGCGATAGAAAACTTTAAGAAATTCTTCAAAAATCCATTTTCAGTTACAAAAACACAAGTACGATCAATGTTGCTTTTTGGATATTATGTTCCATCAGCATTTTTAGATAAAATTCAACTTAAAAACATGAAACCTACCAATGCATAG